The DNA window TTTGCTCCCAAACTACTCCCCTTCTCCGTCTACCCTTTTGAGGTGCGCGCCGCTCTGATTCGCTATAATTTTAGGTGCATTTGCCAGTAGCGGCAAGCTAGCGGCATTCTCCCGCCAAATCGTACTTAGTTCAGGAGTCTTCATGTTTGATCTGTTCCGGCGCAAAGATACTAATTTGCGTATTGTCCTTGGAGTCCTGCTCGGGCTCGTAGCCCTATCCATGGTCGTCACCCTCATCCCGGGCTTCGGCTCCGGTGGCTTCGGGGGGCAGACTGGGGAAGAAACAGTTGCCAAGGTCTGCGGAGAAGCGGTGACCGGCCGGGAAGTCCGACTGAAGATGCAGCAGATGCTAAACAGGCAATCGCTGCCGCCCGAGAGCGCTGCCATTTTCATTCCGCAGTTCGTCGATCAGTATGTTGCCGTCAAGGGTGTTGCCTGCTACGCCGGAGAAGCCGGTATGGGGACATCCGATCAGGATGTTGCGCTCAAAATTCAGAAGGATGTTCCGGCCCTTTGGCAGGATGGCAAGTTTGTCGGCCGCCAGATGTACGAGCAGATGCTGAAGCAGACGGGCCTGACAGTAGCCCAGTTTGAAGACAGCATGAAGAAGGACATCGAGACCCAGCGCCTCCGTACGCTGATTCTGATGAGCGCCGTCGCTACGCCCAAAGAAGTGGAAGATGCCTACCGCGACGCTGAAGAGAAGATCAAGGTCGAATACACGGTGCTCGACCCGATGGAAATCGGCAAGACAATCTCGATCACGGAAGCCGACGTCCAGGCTGAATTCGACAAGAACAAGGCCTCTTACACGGTTCCGGAATCCCGTGTTGTCACCCTGTACAATATCGATACGGCCAAGGTGATGGCCTCGATGGAAGTCACGGAAGACGAGGTCCGGCGTGCCTATAACGAGAACCTCGAGAACTTCCGGATGCCGGAGCGCTCGCACGTCCGTCATATCCTGTTCAAAACCAAAGAAAAACCAGAGGCCGAAGACGCCAAAATGAAGGCGCTCGCTATCAAGGTATCTGGAGAACTGAAAGCCGGCGCCAAGTTTGAAGACCTCGCCAAGAAGTACAGCGAAGATCCTGGATCCAAGGACAATGGTGGCGACATTGGCTTCATCACCCGCGGGCAAACAGTCAAAGGCTTTGACGACTACGCCTTCGTCGGTCCTCTGAAAACCATCAGCGCCCCGATCAAGACCGAGTTTGGCTACCACATCATTGAAGTTCTGGAACGTCAACCGGCAGGCCTGCGCACCTTTGAGGAGATCAAGGCTCCCCTCACCGCCGACATTCTGCGCCAGAAGAGCAGCGCCGGCGTTGGCAAGTTTGCCGACGACCTCCACAGCGACCTCGAGAAGAACCCAAAGCGCGCGAACGAAACCATGGCGAAGTTCAACATTCCCGCCGTCAAGTTTGAATACAAAAGTTCGGACATGCCCCTCGGAAATATAGGCGCCAAGCCGGAAGTTTTTTCAGCCGTAAGCACTCTGAAGGTCGGCGAATTCACACATCCCATCACCATCGACGCCAATCGGATCATCATCCTCTCGGTCGATCAGGTGATCCCGAAGCGCCCAGCCACCCTCGCTGAAGTTCATAACGTCATCATGGCGAACCTTCGCATTGCGGCCTCCAACAAGAAGGTTAGCGATCTCCGCAATCGTGGAACAGAGCTCATGAAGACCGCCGATGGCGATCTCGCCAAGATCGCAAAGGAATTCGGTACCCCTGTGAAATCCACTCAGGAATTCAACCGTCAGGGTTTTGCCGATGGTCTCGGCCCAGCCTCGACGCTGGCAGAAGCCTTCCAGAAGAAGACCGGAGAATTGCTGGGCCCAATCTCGGTGGACAGCAAGTTCTTCTTTGTCAAAGTCATCGAACACAAGCCCGCTGACATGAATCTCTTCCCGCCGCGCCGCGCTGAGTTCGTCAACATCGTCAAGAACCGCAAGGCCGCCGAGCGTGCCGATATTTTTGAAGAAACTCTGGTCAAGCGCATGATTAGCGACGGTCAGATCAAAATCGACGAAGCAGCAAAGAAACGGATCGCGCAGAGCTACAGCAACTGATGGACTCCATTCAGCAGTTGATTGAGCTGATCAAGACCCTGATCAGTGCCGAGAAGTTGCGTGCTCTCTTTGAGAGCACGCTCACCGGATGGCCTGGCTACCTGGCCCTCTTCGCGATCATCTTCTCGGAGACCGGACTGCTTATCGGGCTCTTTCTCCCCGGCGATAGTCTCTTGTTCATCGTTGGTGTGCTCTGTGGAGCCGAAAAGCTCGACTACCTGCTTGTCAATAGCTTGTTGATCGTCGCGGCCATCGTGGGCGATGCGACAGGCTACTATCTGGGGCATCAGGCTGGAAAGGCCGTCTACAGCTGGCCCGACGGCCGCCTCTTTAAGCGAAAGTACCTCCAGCAGACGGAAGCCTTCTACCAGAAGCACGGCGGAAAGACGATCATCTACGCTCGTTTTGTCCCCATCATCCGCACCTTTGCGCCTTTTGTGGCGGGAGTGGGCCGAATGAGCTACCGCCGCTTTCTCTCCTTCAACATCTTTGGTGGCATCGGCTGGGTTCTGCTCTTCACCACGATGGGCTATCTGCTCGGTGGAATTCCGATCATCCAGAAGTACTTCGACAAGGTCATTTTGCTGATTCTTGTCCTCTCCGTTCTCCCAGTTGCCTTTGAGACGTGGAAAGCTCGTACGGCTAGCTGATCCGGTCCAGCTTTAAAAACTCCTGGATCAGCTCGTCGTTACATTCCTCAAGCCCTTCGACGGGACCGAAATAAGCAACCTTTCCCTCGCTCAGAAACACGACTTTGTCGGCCACCGTACGCATTAACTCGAGGTCGTGAGTCACCACAACGCTCGTCAGGCGCAACTGCATTTTCAGCCGCAACATTAACATCGCGAGATGATGCGCCATGATCGGATCCACCATCGTTGTCGGTTCGTCGTAGAGAACGCATTCCGGCTGCGCGGCAAGCGCCCGTGCAATCGCCACAGCACGGCGATGTCCGGTAGAAAGATCGGCCGGATAGGAATCCTTATATGGCAGCAGTTCCACCATGTCGAGGAGACCGTCCACCACATCCTCTTTGTTTTGCATGTCGTAGTCGTCGCGCAACTCGAGCGAAAACAGAATATTCTCGCCAACAGTCAGGGAATCAAAAAGGGCCCCCGACTGGAACACCATCGTGACCTTCTTCCGTACTTTGCGCAATTCTGCTTCATCAAAGAAGGTAATATCCCGATTCCCGACAATGACACGCCCTTCGTCGGGTTTGAGAAAGCCCATGATCGTTGCCAAGCTGACGGACTTGCCCACACCGCTGCGTCCGATAATGGCGACCGTTTCTCCTGCAGGAACATAAAAATTTGTGTCGACTAAAATCGGCCGATCGAACGTCTTAAAAACGTGCCGGAACTCAATGTAGTAGGGGAAGCCTTCAACGCTCAAAATTCGCTTTTCCTTCGCTTGGATATCCAGGCAAGTCTTCGGGACGATTCCAGTTTGCCAAGATTTGCGGGTCTGGGGGAATGAGTTTTTTCGCGTTCAGAGGCTCTAAGAGATCACGGAGCCGGAAATTTCCTGCATCCAGCGCGCCCTGCACCTCAGAAAGAGCACTCCGCCGCCACAGAGCCAACAGCGGATTCTCGCCCGTACAAATGCAGCGGACTGTCGCCTCACTGGCAAGTGCCACCTCGATCATCGTAGTGAGCCACTCCGCAGTGACAAAGGGCATGTCGCAAGCGAGGATGAGATTCCATTCGCAATCGGAATCGAGGAGCGCTGTTTCAATTCCCGCTAGCGGTCCGCAGCCCATCCGGCGGTCTTCGAGCCCTGGCAAACCGAATTGTTCGTACCGTCCGGCTGGGGCCAAAAGCCGCGGATCTGCCACCACGGAAGCCAGTACTTTCGCCAGATGCAGCAGCAGCGGTTGCCCTTCAAATGGCAGGACGGCCTTGTCGGTCCCCATGCGCCGGCTGGCTCCTCCGGCAAGCAAATACGCTCGCACATCGCGGTACGGAATGAAGGCTGGAGAGTAATTCATTGATTCAAAAAGAGTTTTTGGTTATGATGAGGAGGAATAAAATGAGCCGCTTTTGTTTCAGCGTAGCGTGCTTTTGCCTTGCGGGTCTTCCCGGCTGGGGAGTGGACGCAGCGGCGATTCGTACTATAGTACGCGTAGATCGCGGAAGCGGCCGTTTGGTTCGTTCCCAAGTGATCCTGCCGAAGGAAGTGCCCTCGCTCGAAGCCTTCACACAATCCTCCGCGGCCACCCGTCCCGCCAAGCCGGTTGCAACTGGCCGGGCTGACTTTGACGAGTTCGTCGAGCAAAGCGCCGCCAATCACGGCGTGGACCCCTTACTCGTGAAAAGCGTCCTCCAGGTGGAGAGTAATTACAACCAATACGCACTCTCTCCCAAGGGAGCCATGGGTCTCATGCAACTGATGCCGGCCACTGCAAAGCAATTGGGCGTGCTCAATGCCTTCGATGCCCGTCAGAATATCGAGGGAGGCGTCAAGTTTCTCCGTTATCTCAAAACCAAGTTCGATGATGATCGCCTGGTGCTCGCCGCTTACAACGCGGGAGAAGCAGCCGTCAAAAAGCATGGATGGATCCCTCCCTACCCGGAGACGATCGATTATGTCTATAAGGTCGGCAAGAAGTACGGCGATTCCAAGAAATTACAAGCTCCAGCGGTTGCTGCTCAGCCCGTTGAGAAGCCTCAGCCCAAAATTCAGCAGGTCATCGATGCCGATGGCCGGATCCACCTTCATATCCCTTAGGAAGCAATGCCGCGGACCCAAGCTACCATCCAAACTCTTGCAGCGCTGCTCCTCTGCGTGGCCGGGAATGCGCAGGAGAAGGCAAAATCCAAGCTTGGCAGCGTCACCGCAATTCAGATTGCCAGCCTTGACCAGCTCACCCGCGTGACGATCGCGGTCAATGGGGTCATTGACATCAAATCCGACCGCATCGAAAACCCCAGCCGCGTCTTCATTGACTTCCGCGATACGGTTCCGATGCTTTCCGGAAAGTCGGATCGCACCATCCAGACCGTCTCGACCAACGACAAGCTGCTGAAGCAGATCCGTGTGGCCGAGAATCAGAAAGGCGTCACCCGCCTGGTCTTCGATCTCCTCCGTTCTGATATCGAGTATCGAACCATCGTGGCCAAGGACCCCAACCGGCTCGTCGTCGAGCTGCGCAGCGCGCACAAAGAATCGGGCCTGCGCAATCCTCTGGCCGATGCCCCGCCTCCTGTCCCAACCGTACTGGCCCGGAACGTCGCAACGCCTTACCGGGGTGGCTTCCGCATGCCCGATCCGCCGTTGCTTAGCACCGCCGCCTTTCGGCTCCCGCGCGTCGAAACCTCCCAGCTTCCCTATCGCGTCACCGGAATCCAGACGCTCGAATTGAAGGGTGCGATGCCGGCCAAAACCGCCTCCCGCCCTATCTCACCCGCCATCGCCGCCACACGCACCAGTTCTGGCAAGCAGTCGCTGACACGGGTGCTGGGACTGAAGATCGGCAAAGTGGTGATCGATGCAGG is part of the Bryobacter aggregatus MPL3 genome and encodes:
- a CDS encoding peptidylprolyl isomerase, yielding MFDLFRRKDTNLRIVLGVLLGLVALSMVVTLIPGFGSGGFGGQTGEETVAKVCGEAVTGREVRLKMQQMLNRQSLPPESAAIFIPQFVDQYVAVKGVACYAGEAGMGTSDQDVALKIQKDVPALWQDGKFVGRQMYEQMLKQTGLTVAQFEDSMKKDIETQRLRTLILMSAVATPKEVEDAYRDAEEKIKVEYTVLDPMEIGKTISITEADVQAEFDKNKASYTVPESRVVTLYNIDTAKVMASMEVTEDEVRRAYNENLENFRMPERSHVRHILFKTKEKPEAEDAKMKALAIKVSGELKAGAKFEDLAKKYSEDPGSKDNGGDIGFITRGQTVKGFDDYAFVGPLKTISAPIKTEFGYHIIEVLERQPAGLRTFEEIKAPLTADILRQKSSAGVGKFADDLHSDLEKNPKRANETMAKFNIPAVKFEYKSSDMPLGNIGAKPEVFSAVSTLKVGEFTHPITIDANRIIILSVDQVIPKRPATLAEVHNVIMANLRIAASNKKVSDLRNRGTELMKTADGDLAKIAKEFGTPVKSTQEFNRQGFADGLGPASTLAEAFQKKTGELLGPISVDSKFFFVKVIEHKPADMNLFPPRRAEFVNIVKNRKAAERADIFEETLVKRMISDGQIKIDEAAKKRIAQSYSN
- a CDS encoding ABC transporter ATP-binding protein, producing the protein MSVEGFPYYIEFRHVFKTFDRPILVDTNFYVPAGETVAIIGRSGVGKSVSLATIMGFLKPDEGRVIVGNRDITFFDEAELRKVRKKVTMVFQSGALFDSLTVGENILFSLELRDDYDMQNKEDVVDGLLDMVELLPYKDSYPADLSTGHRRAVAIARALAAQPECVLYDEPTTMVDPIMAHHLAMLMLRLKMQLRLTSVVVTHDLELMRTVADKVVFLSEGKVAYFGPVEGLEECNDELIQEFLKLDRIS
- a CDS encoding N-acetylmuramoyl-L-alanine amidase codes for the protein MPRTQATIQTLAALLLCVAGNAQEKAKSKLGSVTAIQIASLDQLTRVTIAVNGVIDIKSDRIENPSRVFIDFRDTVPMLSGKSDRTIQTVSTNDKLLKQIRVAENQKGVTRLVFDLLRSDIEYRTIVAKDPNRLVVELRSAHKESGLRNPLADAPPPVPTVLARNVATPYRGGFRMPDPPLLSTAAFRLPRVETSQLPYRVTGIQTLELKGAMPAKTASRPISPAIAATRTSSGKQSLTRVLGLKIGKVVIDAGHGGHDVGSIGITGLLEKDVVLDVAKRLGTLIEDGLGSEVIYTRKDDTFIVLDQRPIIANQNHADLFISIHANSSPAKAATGVETYYLNFTSSPEALEVAARENASSGRGVSDLGDLIKKIALKEKIDESREFASKVQSSLQAGSAKAGIVSKDRGVRKAPFIVLIGAQMPSVLSEIGFLSNPKEEALLRKPEYRQKIAESIYRGLSQYAGTLSHFTVAQNAGQH
- a CDS encoding VTT domain-containing protein; protein product: MDSIQQLIELIKTLISAEKLRALFESTLTGWPGYLALFAIIFSETGLLIGLFLPGDSLLFIVGVLCGAEKLDYLLVNSLLIVAAIVGDATGYYLGHQAGKAVYSWPDGRLFKRKYLQQTEAFYQKHGGKTIIYARFVPIIRTFAPFVAGVGRMSYRRFLSFNIFGGIGWVLLFTTMGYLLGGIPIIQKYFDKVILLILVLSVLPVAFETWKARTAS
- a CDS encoding lytic transglycosylase domain-containing protein; translated protein: MVRSQVILPKEVPSLEAFTQSSAATRPAKPVATGRADFDEFVEQSAANHGVDPLLVKSVLQVESNYNQYALSPKGAMGLMQLMPATAKQLGVLNAFDARQNIEGGVKFLRYLKTKFDDDRLVLAAYNAGEAAVKKHGWIPPYPETIDYVYKVGKKYGDSKKLQAPAVAAQPVEKPQPKIQQVIDADGRIHLHIP
- the mobA gene encoding molybdenum cofactor guanylyltransferase, which translates into the protein MNYSPAFIPYRDVRAYLLAGGASRRMGTDKAVLPFEGQPLLLHLAKVLASVVADPRLLAPAGRYEQFGLPGLEDRRMGCGPLAGIETALLDSDCEWNLILACDMPFVTAEWLTTMIEVALASEATVRCICTGENPLLALWRRSALSEVQGALDAGNFRLRDLLEPLNAKKLIPPDPQILANWNRPEDLPGYPSEGKANFER